The nucleotide sequence AATGGGAAAAGTATCGAATATAATGGCAAACGTTACTATACAGCTGATCCCACATATGTTAACGCAACAATCGGCATGGTAATGCCTCTTGTAAAAAATAAAAACTTTGAAGCAATTTCACTTAGTAATTGATATTTTTTATGTTATATTAAAAAAAGTTTTCAATGCACTATATAAGGAGGGTTTTATGAAAAAAGTTCTATATGCAGCAATGGTATTAACTATATTATCTTTTGTTGCGGCAGGGTGCGGCAAGAAAGCTCCGGAACCTCTTAAACATTCATGCCTTGAAGGTGCTCCCAGCTGGGTGATTAACCCAAGTATGGAAGGAAGCATAACCGGCCTTGGTTCAGCAAAAATCGGTGCTGCGGGCATGCAGTTTGCAAGAACAGAAGCTATTGCAGTGGCAAGAGACGAAATAGCCAGAACGATTAGTGTTAAGGTAAAAAACATGTTTAAAAATTTCACCCAGGCCACCGGGGTAGGAGATGAAGAAACCGTGGACAGAGTGGCTGTAAACGTTTCAAAACAGGTTGCCAGCCAAACACTTTCAGGAAGCGTACCAACAAAAACATGGGTTTCACCATGTAACGAATACTATACACTCGTTGTGCTGAATCCGGGTAAAGTGGAGGATGTTGTACAGAAGAATGCTATCAGCAGCTTTAAAAATGAAAGAGCGTTATGGCAGCAGTTCCAGGCAAAGAAAGCACATGAGGAGCTTGAAAAAGAAATTGAAAAGGAATTCGGTGACTATAAAAACTAAACATGTTTTTCCTGAAAAATGATTAAAATATAGAGTGAGTACCCCGTCCAACCGCGCGCTTAATGCGTTAAGTGCGCGGAGCTTTATCTTCCTTTCCTATCAAAGAGTTGGAAGGGGATTAAGCCTGTCCGCTTCTGAACTGAGGGTGCTAAAATGGATAAAAATACATTATTCAAAATTCCTGAAACATATCAAAGCAGGATTTAACCGGTCGGACAAAGACTTGCAGCAGGTTCAAGTGCAAAAATCGAAAAAAAACAAGAAAATACTGTACAAAAAATTCAAGTTTTATAAAAATACACTAATAACTGAGCACAACAAACATACTAAAAGAGATGTTTTAAAAATATCGTAT is from Flexistipes sinusarabici DSM 4947 and encodes:
- a CDS encoding LPP20 family lipoprotein, whose translation is MKKVLYAAMVLTILSFVAAGCGKKAPEPLKHSCLEGAPSWVINPSMEGSITGLGSAKIGAAGMQFARTEAIAVARDEIARTISVKVKNMFKNFTQATGVGDEETVDRVAVNVSKQVASQTLSGSVPTKTWVSPCNEYYTLVVLNPGKVEDVVQKNAISSFKNERALWQQFQAKKAHEELEKEIEKEFGDYKN